The following coding sequences are from one Triticum aestivum cultivar Chinese Spring chromosome 5A, IWGSC CS RefSeq v2.1, whole genome shotgun sequence window:
- the LOC123103702 gene encoding probable cinnamyl alcohol dehydrogenase 8C has protein sequence MSHHFHLRTSVLPLSSFPGELGARFSPANKPRHPASSVGVAAASPSRTLRHHMAKAVAKEVGAQEAAEGSAALGWAARDASGVLSPFDFSRRAQKDDDVTIKVLYCGICHTDLYTIKNEWGTAMYPVVPGHEILGVVTSVGAGVSKFKAGDTVGVGYFVGSCRSCECCGNGYENYCSGMVLTSNGIDPEHGGAVTQGGFSDVMLVNEDYVVRVPDGLPLDKAAPLLCAGVTVYSPMMRFGLNAPGKHLGVVGLGGLGHVAVKFGKAFGMRVTVISTSPGKREEALERLGADEFLVSRDPEQMQAAVGTMDGILDTVSAWHPISPLFALMKPMGQMVFVGGPTKPLELPAYAIVPGGKGIAGNCVGGIRDCQAMLEFAAKHGITAEVEVIKMDYVNTALERLAKNDVRYRFVIDVAGSLGSTS, from the exons ATGTCGCATCATTTTCACCTGCGCACCTCGGTTCTTCCCCTGTCCTCCTTCCCCGGCGAGCTCGGCGCCCGGTTCTCGCCCGCTAATAAGCCCAGGCATCCGGCGAGCAGCGTCGGCGTCGCTGCTGCGTCGCCGTCGAGAACCCTGCGGCACCACATGGCGAAGGCGGTGGCGAAGGAGGTGGGGGCGCAGGAGGCGGCGGAAGGCAGCGCGGCGCTCGGGTGGGCGGCCAGGGACGCCTCCGGTGTCCTCTCCCCGTTCGACTTCTCAAGAAG GGCTCAAAAAGATGATGATGTGACGATCAAGGTGCTCTACTGCGGGATCTGCCACACTGACCTCTACACCATCAAGAACGAGTGGGGCACCGCCATGTACCCCGTTGTTCCCGG GCACGAGATCCTGGGCGTGGTGACCAGCGTCGGCGCCGGCGTCAGCAAGTTCAAGGCCGGCGACACGGTGGGCGTGGGCTACTTCGTCGGGTCGTGCCGCTCCTGCGAGTGCTGCGGCAACGGCTACGAGAACTACTGCTCCGGCATGGTGCTCACCTCCAACGGCATCGACCCCGAGCACGGCGGCGCGGTCACCCAGGGGGGCTTCTCCGACGTCATGCTCGTGAACGAGGACTACGTGGTCCGCGTCCCGGACGGGCTGCCGCTGGACAAGGCCGCGCCGCTGCTCTGCGCGGGCGTCACGGTGTACAGCCCGATGATGCGCTTCGGCCTGAACGCGCCGGGGAAGCACCTGGGCGTCGTCGGCCTCGGGGGCCTCGGCCACGTCGCCGTCAAGTTCGGCAAGGCGTTCGGCATGCGGGTCACCGTCATCAGCACCTCGCCcgggaagcgcgaggaggcgctggagCGGCTGGGCGCGGACGAGTTCCTGGTGAGCCGGGACCCCGAGCAGATGCAGGCGGCCGTGGGCACCATGGACGGCATCCTCGACACGGTGTCGGCGTGGCACCCCATCTCGCCGCTGTTCGCGCTGATGAAGCCGATGGGGCAGATGGTGTTCGTGGGCGGGCCGACCAAGCCGCTGGAGCTGCCGGCGTACGCCATCGTGCCGGGCGGGAAGGGCATCGCCGGGAACTGCGTCGGCGGCATCAGGGACTGCCAGGCCATGCTGGAGTTCGCGGCGAAGCACGGCATCACCGCCGAGGTGGAGGTGATCAAGATGGACTACGTCAACACGGCGCTCGAGCGGCTCGCCAAGAACGACGTCCGCTACCGCTTCGTCATCGACGTCGCGGGCAGCCTCGGCTCAACATCGTGA